A single region of the Microcella sp. genome encodes:
- a CDS encoding ABC transporter ATP-binding protein, whose amino-acid sequence MSVTGVEGEERDDFSRAESKQIRARSLRLLGSLVRPLRWRIAGTMVVLVISIALQVAGPALIALGINNGLPALLEQNDWMPVALVVGAYVFTGIAGASLAAAFQVISARLSQAILLDLRKRVFLHTQRLSLEFHESYTSGRIIARQTSDLDSIRELLDSGLTQLVSGILYMGFTAAALVILDPVSGIVLAVSLIPLLVLTRWFQVRSQKLFRQTRVASARLIVHFVETMTGIRAVKAFRKEPRNERQFADHVEDYRDANARVIRLFGIFDPGLVLIGNVTVAAVLVVGAFRVVDGALLVGSLLAIVLYTRRFFDPAEEMAMFYNSYQSAAAALEKISGVLEEKPGVPDPTTPIDLWKARGTVHFDQVRFSYNDEAVVLPELELTIPAGQTIALVGTTGAGKSTLAKLIARFYDPTEGAVTLDGVDLRKLHPKDLRRAIVMVTQEAYLFSGTVADNIALGNPEASRDEIIAAAKAVGAHDFIESLPNGYDTDVNKRGGRVSAGQRQLISFARAFLADPVVLILDEATASLDIPSERLVQLGLQTLLADRTAVIIAHRLSTVAIADRVLVMEHGRIIEDGTPAELIAGTGKFAQLHAAWRESLV is encoded by the coding sequence ATGAGCGTCACAGGAGTAGAAGGCGAAGAGCGCGATGACTTCTCGCGCGCCGAGTCGAAGCAGATTCGCGCCCGGTCGTTGCGGCTGCTGGGTTCGCTCGTGCGCCCCTTGCGCTGGCGCATCGCGGGCACGATGGTCGTGCTCGTCATCTCGATCGCCCTGCAGGTCGCAGGCCCGGCGCTCATCGCGCTCGGCATCAACAACGGCCTGCCGGCGCTGCTCGAGCAGAACGACTGGATGCCGGTCGCACTCGTCGTGGGCGCCTACGTGTTCACGGGCATCGCTGGTGCCTCACTCGCTGCCGCCTTCCAGGTGATCAGCGCTCGGTTGAGCCAGGCGATTCTGCTCGACCTGCGCAAGCGCGTCTTCTTGCACACGCAGCGGTTGTCGCTCGAGTTTCACGAGTCGTACACCTCGGGCCGCATCATCGCGCGCCAGACGAGCGACCTCGACTCGATTCGTGAGCTGCTCGACTCGGGGCTCACGCAACTCGTCTCGGGCATCCTGTACATGGGGTTCACGGCGGCGGCACTCGTCATTCTCGACCCCGTGTCGGGCATCGTGCTCGCCGTGTCGCTCATTCCGCTGCTGGTGCTCACGCGCTGGTTCCAGGTGCGCTCGCAGAAACTCTTCCGGCAGACGCGCGTGGCCTCGGCCCGCCTGATCGTGCACTTCGTCGAGACCATGACGGGCATCCGTGCCGTCAAGGCGTTCCGCAAAGAGCCCCGCAACGAACGCCAGTTCGCCGACCACGTCGAAGACTACAGAGATGCGAACGCCCGCGTGATTCGGCTGTTCGGCATCTTTGACCCGGGCCTTGTGCTCATCGGCAACGTCACGGTCGCGGCGGTGCTCGTCGTCGGCGCTTTCCGTGTCGTCGACGGGGCGTTGCTGGTCGGCTCGCTGCTCGCCATCGTGCTCTACACGCGCCGGTTCTTCGACCCGGCCGAAGAGATGGCGATGTTCTACAACTCATACCAGTCGGCCGCTGCCGCGCTCGAGAAGATCTCGGGCGTGCTGGAGGAGAAGCCGGGCGTGCCCGACCCGACGACGCCGATCGACCTGTGGAAGGCGCGCGGCACCGTGCACTTCGACCAGGTGCGCTTCTCGTACAACGACGAGGCCGTCGTGCTGCCCGAGCTCGAGCTCACCATTCCCGCCGGGCAGACGATCGCGCTCGTCGGCACGACCGGCGCCGGAAAATCGACGCTCGCGAAGCTCATCGCGCGCTTCTACGACCCCACCGAGGGTGCCGTGACGCTCGACGGCGTCGACCTGCGCAAGCTGCACCCGAAAGATCTGCGGCGCGCGATCGTCATGGTGACGCAAGAGGCCTACCTGTTCTCGGGCACGGTCGCCGACAACATCGCGCTCGGCAACCCCGAGGCGAGCCGCGACGAGATCATCGCCGCGGCGAAGGCCGTCGGAGCCCACGACTTCATCGAGTCGCTGCCGAACGGCTACGACACCGACGTCAACAAGCGCGGTGGACGCGTCTCGGCGGGGCAGCGTCAGCTGATCTCGTTCGCTCGGGCGTTTCTCGCCGACCCGGTCGTGCTGATTCTCGACGAGGCGACGGCGTCGCTCGACATTCCGAGCGAGCGCCTGGTGCAGCTCGGCCTGCAGACCCTGCTCGCCGATCGCACTGCGGTCATCATCGCCCACCGACTCTCGACGGTGGCGATCGCCGACCGGGTTCTGGTCATGGAGCACGGCCGCATCATCGAAGACGGCACGCCTGCTGAGCTCATCGCCGGCACGGGCAAGTTCGCCCAGCTGCACGCCGCCTGGCGCGAGTCGCTCGTGTGA
- the chrA gene encoding chromate efflux transporter, with protein sequence MLREFTVLGLTSFGGPVAHLGYFRERLVLRRRWITEQGYGELVALAQFLPGPASSQVGFALGVHRAGVLGGLAAFLAFTLPSAVLLVLAALAAPLLDGQIAQGLVAGLKVVAVAVVAHAVWGMARTLTPDLRRGLIALGAALAVLLVGTGWAQIAAIALGAVAGLVLCRAGVESMSDRLSIPISRVVGAACLAVFAVLLLGLPVLAVLAPSQPVAVADAFFRAGALVFGGGHVVLPLLETAVVGPGWVSSEQFLAGYGAAQAVPGPLFTFAAYLGATIAPGAEGLLLAAIALVAIFVPGSLLMVGVLPFWGALQSRPSVRAIVRGANAAVVGILAAALYDPVMTSALVDVSTIGLAVVCTVLLIVVRVPVWAIVIIGAGGGMLLSAF encoded by the coding sequence GTGCTGCGCGAGTTCACGGTGCTCGGCCTCACCTCGTTCGGCGGACCGGTGGCGCACCTCGGCTACTTTCGCGAGCGGCTCGTGCTGCGGCGCCGGTGGATCACCGAGCAGGGGTACGGCGAGCTCGTCGCCCTCGCGCAGTTCTTGCCGGGGCCGGCGTCGAGCCAGGTCGGCTTCGCACTCGGGGTGCACCGAGCGGGGGTGCTCGGCGGGCTCGCGGCGTTTCTCGCCTTCACTCTGCCGAGCGCGGTGCTGCTCGTGCTCGCCGCGCTTGCCGCGCCATTGCTCGACGGCCAGATCGCGCAAGGGCTCGTCGCAGGCCTGAAGGTGGTGGCCGTGGCGGTCGTGGCTCACGCGGTGTGGGGCATGGCGCGCACGCTGACCCCTGACCTGCGTCGTGGGCTCATCGCGCTCGGGGCGGCGCTCGCTGTGCTGCTCGTCGGCACGGGTTGGGCGCAGATCGCCGCGATCGCGCTCGGAGCCGTGGCGGGCCTCGTGCTGTGCCGTGCGGGTGTCGAATCGATGAGCGATCGGCTGAGCATCCCGATCTCACGTGTCGTGGGAGCGGCGTGCCTCGCCGTCTTCGCCGTGCTGCTGCTCGGCCTGCCCGTGCTGGCGGTGCTCGCGCCGAGCCAGCCGGTGGCGGTGGCCGACGCGTTCTTCAGGGCGGGCGCGCTCGTGTTCGGGGGAGGGCACGTCGTGCTGCCGCTGCTCGAGACGGCGGTCGTCGGGCCCGGCTGGGTCAGCAGCGAGCAGTTTCTCGCCGGCTATGGTGCCGCGCAGGCCGTGCCGGGGCCGCTCTTCACCTTCGCCGCCTACCTGGGCGCGACGATCGCGCCGGGCGCCGAAGGGCTGCTGCTCGCCGCGATCGCCCTCGTCGCCATCTTCGTGCCCGGTTCGCTGCTCATGGTGGGGGTGCTGCCGTTCTGGGGCGCGCTGCAGTCTCGGCCGTCGGTGCGCGCGATCGTGCGCGGGGCGAATGCGGCCGTGGTGGGCATTCTCGCCGCCGCGCTCTACGACCCCGTCATGACGAGCGCGCTCGTCGACGTTTCGACCATCGGTCTCGCGGTCGTGTGCACGGTGCTGCTCATCGTGGTGCGGGTTCCGGTGTGGGCGATCGTCATCATCGGCGCCGGCGGCGGCATGCTGCTCTCGGCGTTCTGA
- a CDS encoding alpha-amylase family protein, with translation MHRALLAATAAAALLITAGCTTTAAPPEPAGSRDAGILLFQWTWPAIEAECPALGEIGIDWVLTSPPQEHVVRDEWWVHYQPVSYQLESRLGTRDEFAAMVATCAEHDVDIVADAVINHMTGLGTPGVGWAGSAFEHYDYPGIWGPDDFHQCTESPTGDIIDYRDEAEVQNCELVNLADLRTGETHVRERLRAYLDDLLSLGVAGFRIDAAKHMPAADIAAIVAGLPSGTRIYQEVIRGQGEPITPEQYLGNGHVWEFTSARTITSMVESGRLNPRVVFGPEGGSTPSEQSISFVDNHDTERNGETLSYADGDRYALGLAFLLAHPYGTPQLTSGYAFVGRDAGPRLDDAGAVLPATCEGASAAPQPRYDPGAWVCPQRWTLVQGMLAFRSAVGDAPLTDAVTFDDRALRAVTGFGRGAYGFVAFNAGATSTEATFETSLAAGRYSDVVSGELIEVDGAGRFTATVPGYGVVALHVGAVER, from the coding sequence ATGCACCGCGCACTGCTCGCCGCGACCGCGGCCGCCGCGCTGCTCATCACCGCAGGCTGCACCACCACGGCCGCGCCGCCCGAGCCGGCCGGTTCACGCGACGCGGGCATCCTGCTCTTTCAATGGACCTGGCCCGCCATTGAAGCCGAATGCCCCGCACTCGGTGAGATCGGCATCGATTGGGTGCTCACGAGCCCACCCCAAGAGCACGTCGTGCGCGACGAGTGGTGGGTGCACTATCAGCCCGTGAGCTACCAGCTCGAGTCGCGGCTCGGCACACGAGACGAATTCGCCGCCATGGTCGCGACCTGCGCCGAGCACGACGTCGACATCGTCGCCGACGCCGTCATCAACCACATGACCGGGCTCGGAACACCCGGCGTGGGATGGGCCGGCAGCGCCTTCGAGCACTACGACTACCCCGGCATCTGGGGGCCAGACGACTTTCACCAGTGCACCGAGTCGCCCACCGGCGACATCATCGACTATCGCGACGAGGCCGAGGTGCAGAACTGCGAGCTCGTGAACCTCGCCGACCTGCGCACGGGCGAGACCCACGTGCGCGAACGACTTCGGGCCTACCTCGACGATCTGCTCTCGCTCGGAGTTGCAGGCTTTCGCATCGACGCCGCCAAGCACATGCCCGCCGCCGACATCGCCGCGATCGTCGCCGGGCTGCCCTCGGGCACGCGCATCTATCAAGAGGTCATCCGCGGCCAAGGCGAGCCCATCACCCCCGAGCAGTACCTCGGCAACGGGCACGTCTGGGAGTTCACCTCCGCCCGCACGATCACGAGCATGGTCGAGAGCGGCCGACTCAACCCTCGCGTGGTCTTCGGGCCCGAGGGCGGCTCAACACCCAGCGAGCAGTCGATCAGCTTCGTCGACAACCATGACACCGAGCGCAACGGCGAGACGCTCTCGTACGCCGACGGTGATCGCTATGCCCTCGGCCTCGCCTTCTTGCTCGCGCATCCCTACGGCACGCCGCAGCTCACGAGCGGCTACGCCTTCGTGGGTCGAGACGCGGGGCCGCGCCTCGACGACGCCGGAGCCGTGCTGCCCGCGACGTGCGAGGGCGCCTCGGCCGCCCCGCAGCCGCGCTACGACCCCGGAGCGTGGGTGTGCCCGCAGCGGTGGACCCTCGTGCAGGGCATGCTCGCCTTCCGCTCGGCGGTCGGCGATGCGCCGCTGACCGACGCCGTGACGTTCGACGATCGCGCGCTGCGAGCGGTCACCGGCTTCGGGCGCGGTGCCTACGGATTCGTCGCCTTCAATGCCGGCGCGACCAGCACCGAGGCCACCTTCGAGACCTCGCTCGCTGCCGGGCGCTACAGCGACGTGGTGTCGGGCGAGCTCATCGAGGTCGACGGGGCGGGGCGCTTCACGGCGACGGTGCCCGGCTACGGCGTCGTCGCGCTGCACGTCGGCGCCGTCGAGCGATAA
- a CDS encoding DUF4282 domain-containing protein yields the protein MTDSPTTPANARKPKTAAAAPTPASPPAATPAEQTLSLDVSAVPGFFKALVDFRFTTFITRRIAGFIYGILLISILLAGLVTFFSVVVMGVGLMTGPVNAQPISGILTILGALVLVPIATLVAIVLARMLVEVNVALVAIAENTAGLRK from the coding sequence GTGACCGACTCGCCCACCACCCCCGCGAACGCGCGCAAGCCGAAGACTGCTGCGGCAGCCCCCACGCCGGCGTCGCCCCCCGCGGCCACCCCGGCCGAGCAGACGCTGTCGCTCGACGTCAGCGCTGTTCCGGGCTTCTTCAAGGCGCTCGTCGACTTCAGGTTCACGACCTTCATCACCCGTCGCATCGCCGGATTCATCTACGGCATTCTGCTCATCAGCATTCTGCTGGCAGGGCTCGTGACGTTCTTCAGCGTGGTCGTGATGGGCGTCGGGCTCATGACGGGGCCGGTCAACGCGCAACCCATCTCGGGCATTCTCACGATTCTCGGGGCTCTCGTGCTCGTGCCGATCGCCACCCTCGTCGCGATCGTGCTCGCGCGCATGCTCGTCGAGGTCAACGTGGCGCTCGTCGCGATCGCCGAGAACACCGCGGGGCTGCGCAAGTAG
- a CDS encoding MGMT family protein, protein MPSASAAPDDSLDRTALDFGAAVLLVVDRIPTGRVMTYGDVAAELGSRGARAVGRVMAMEGSSVCWWRVVRADGRPPAGHERAALEHYLAEGTPVRSGTSGELDYRLDLAAARWAPWRDDDPPTRTSS, encoded by the coding sequence ATGCCCTCCGCGAGCGCTGCGCCCGACGACTCGCTCGACCGCACCGCCCTCGACTTCGGCGCCGCGGTGCTGCTCGTCGTCGACCGCATTCCGACGGGTCGCGTCATGACCTACGGCGACGTCGCCGCCGAGCTCGGGTCGCGCGGTGCCCGCGCGGTCGGGCGGGTCATGGCGATGGAGGGGTCGAGCGTCTGCTGGTGGCGGGTCGTGCGGGCTGACGGGCGGCCGCCTGCCGGCCACGAGCGAGCGGCACTCGAGCACTACCTCGCCGAGGGCACGCCGGTGCGCTCGGGCACGAGCGGCGAGCTCGACTATCGGCTCGACCTCGCCGCGGCGCGCTGGGCGCCGTGGCGCGACGACGACCCGCCCACGCGCACGTCGTCATAG
- a CDS encoding GNAT family N-acetyltransferase: MGDLRLEELSAKTIVAANGLTLRPGQEQFVTPVSYAEADAYVNPTTTWARVVLDGDDVVGFVRGNFDPDHPREEFRSCIWRINVDASVQGRGIGKFAAHALADEARARGFSTVTVIWETGDDGPGEFFRRIGFVEIGETEYGEKIGALTI, encoded by the coding sequence ATGGGTGATTTGAGACTGGAAGAGTTGTCGGCGAAGACCATCGTGGCGGCGAACGGTCTCACCCTCCGGCCGGGGCAAGAGCAGTTCGTGACTCCGGTCTCGTATGCCGAAGCCGACGCCTATGTGAACCCGACCACGACGTGGGCGCGCGTCGTGCTCGACGGCGACGACGTCGTCGGCTTCGTGCGCGGCAACTTCGACCCCGACCACCCGCGCGAAGAGTTTCGCAGCTGCATCTGGCGCATCAACGTCGACGCGAGCGTGCAGGGTCGAGGCATCGGCAAGTTCGCCGCCCACGCCCTCGCCGACGAAGCACGCGCGCGCGGCTTCTCGACAGTGACCGTCATCTGGGAGACGGGCGATGACGGCCCAGGCGAGTTCTTCCGCCGCATCGGCTTCGTCGAGATCGGCGAGACCGAGTACGGCGAGAAGATCGGCGCCCTCACCATCTGA
- a CDS encoding NADP-dependent isocitrate dehydrogenase yields the protein MEKIKVEGTVVELDGDEMTRIIWQFIKDRLIHPYLDLTLEYYDLGIEHRDATDDQVTIDAAHAIQKHGVGVKCATITPDEARVEEFGLKKMWRSPNGTIRNILGGVIFREPIIISNIPRLVPGWNKPIIIGRHAFGDQYRATDFLFKGEGTLTVEFTPKDGGEPQKFEVFQSPGDGIAQVQYNLDASIADFARASLNYGLARGYPVYLSTKNTILKAYDGRFKDIFQEIFDTEFKAQFDAAGITYEHRLIDDMVASAMKWEGGYVWACKNYDGDVQSDTVAQGFGSLGLMTSVLTTPDGKIVEAEAAHGTVTRHYRQHQQGKPTSTNPIASIFAWTRGLMHRGKLDGNQALITFAETLEDVVITTVESGKMTKDLAILVSDDQAYLTTEDFLAALDENLQQRLGS from the coding sequence GTGGAGAAGATCAAGGTCGAAGGAACCGTCGTCGAACTCGACGGCGACGAGATGACGCGCATCATCTGGCAGTTCATCAAAGACCGTCTGATTCACCCCTACCTCGACCTGACGCTCGAGTACTACGACCTCGGCATCGAGCACCGTGACGCCACCGACGACCAGGTGACGATCGACGCGGCGCACGCGATTCAGAAGCACGGCGTCGGCGTCAAGTGCGCCACGATCACTCCTGACGAGGCGCGTGTCGAAGAGTTCGGCCTCAAGAAGATGTGGCGCAGCCCGAACGGCACCATCCGCAACATTCTGGGCGGGGTCATCTTCCGCGAGCCGATCATCATCTCGAACATTCCCCGCCTCGTGCCGGGCTGGAACAAGCCGATCATCATCGGCCGCCACGCTTTCGGCGACCAATACCGTGCCACCGACTTTCTCTTCAAGGGCGAGGGCACGCTCACGGTCGAGTTCACACCGAAAGACGGAGGCGAGCCGCAGAAGTTCGAGGTCTTCCAGTCGCCGGGCGACGGCATCGCTCAGGTGCAGTACAACCTCGACGCCTCGATCGCCGACTTCGCGCGGGCCTCACTCAACTACGGCCTCGCGCGCGGCTACCCCGTCTACCTGTCGACCAAGAACACGATTCTGAAGGCCTACGACGGCCGCTTCAAAGACATCTTCCAAGAGATCTTCGACACCGAGTTCAAGGCCCAGTTCGACGCCGCGGGCATCACCTACGAGCACCGCCTGATCGATGACATGGTCGCCTCGGCCATGAAGTGGGAGGGCGGCTATGTCTGGGCGTGCAAGAACTACGACGGCGACGTGCAGAGCGACACGGTGGCGCAGGGCTTCGGCTCGCTCGGCCTCATGACGAGCGTGCTCACGACCCCCGACGGCAAGATTGTCGAGGCCGAGGCCGCTCACGGCACGGTCACGCGCCACTACCGCCAGCACCAGCAGGGCAAGCCGACGTCGACCAACCCGATCGCCTCGATCTTCGCGTGGACTCGCGGGCTCATGCACCGCGGCAAGCTCGACGGCAACCAGGCCCTCATCACCTTCGCCGAGACGCTCGAAGACGTCGTGATCACGACGGTCGAGAGCGGCAAGATGACGAAAGACCTCGCGATTCTGGTGAGCGACGACCAGGCCTACCTGACGACAGAAGACTTCTTGGCGGCGCTCGACGAGAACCTGCAGCAGCGTCTTGGCTCGTAG
- a CDS encoding heavy metal translocating P-type ATPase, with product MTRLLALTRRFPLVALTLVVGVVAGVLVATVGEPAARWLISIYALAIAALEAVHMIRGLLARQFGLDVLAVIAIVSTVVVGEYWASLIIVLMLTGGEALEVAAAGRAQRELRALLDRVPQRAHRVDPDGTVVDIPAADVRVGDQLLVRPSEIVAVDAALVSANASFDESSLTGESLPVDKVAGDPVLSGSVNGSSAVTVIATALAADSQYQRIVELVREAASSKAPLVRLADRYALPFTAVSLAIAALAWALSGDPVRFAEVLVVATPCPLLIAAPVAFMGGMSSAAKRGIVMKNAGSLEKLARARTVAFDKTGTLTAGRPEVVGVHPEPGVDTDELLRLVGSIEQYSSHVLALSITQSAVDRGLTLSPSTDASEAATFGVAATVEGRRVVVGKPAFVAEHAPDLTIRPIESGEAVVYAAVDGRFAGVLVLRDEVRDDAADTLAALRELGVERVLLVTGDVEATAAPIAARLGISEVHAECLPGDKVRIVQHARPRPVIMVGDGVNDAPVLAVADVGIAMGAKGSTAASESADVVILLDDISRVARSVAIGQRTVRIALQSIWLGIAISVGLMLIAAVGLLPAIVGAALQEVVDLIAIVGALRAVRAGDAPVPGLDTRARAENAVGPEPASSGPTDGAGVAV from the coding sequence GTGACTCGACTGCTCGCGCTCACCCGGCGGTTTCCGCTCGTGGCGCTCACCCTCGTGGTCGGCGTCGTGGCCGGGGTGCTCGTCGCGACCGTCGGCGAACCCGCCGCTCGATGGCTCATCTCGATCTACGCCCTGGCCATCGCGGCGCTTGAAGCCGTGCACATGATTCGCGGGCTGCTCGCGCGGCAGTTCGGCCTCGACGTGCTGGCAGTGATCGCGATCGTCAGCACCGTCGTCGTGGGGGAGTACTGGGCGAGTCTCATCATCGTGCTCATGCTCACCGGGGGCGAGGCGCTCGAGGTCGCAGCGGCGGGTCGGGCGCAGCGCGAGCTGCGCGCACTGCTCGATCGCGTGCCGCAGCGAGCGCACCGCGTCGACCCAGATGGCACAGTCGTCGACATACCCGCAGCCGATGTTCGCGTCGGCGACCAGCTGCTGGTGCGACCGTCAGAGATCGTCGCGGTCGACGCGGCACTGGTGAGTGCGAACGCAAGCTTCGACGAGTCGTCGCTGACGGGCGAGAGCCTGCCCGTCGACAAGGTGGCCGGAGACCCGGTGCTGAGCGGATCGGTCAACGGCTCAAGTGCCGTCACCGTGATCGCGACGGCCCTCGCCGCAGATTCGCAGTACCAGCGCATCGTCGAACTCGTGCGGGAGGCGGCCAGCAGCAAGGCGCCGCTCGTGCGGCTCGCCGATCGCTATGCCCTGCCGTTCACCGCGGTGTCGCTGGCCATCGCCGCGCTCGCGTGGGCCCTGAGCGGCGACCCCGTGCGGTTCGCCGAGGTGCTCGTCGTCGCCACACCGTGCCCTCTGCTCATCGCAGCGCCGGTGGCCTTCATGGGAGGCATGAGCAGCGCCGCCAAGCGCGGCATCGTCATGAAGAACGCCGGATCGCTCGAGAAGCTCGCTCGAGCACGAACCGTGGCGTTCGACAAGACCGGAACCCTCACCGCGGGCCGACCCGAGGTTGTCGGCGTGCACCCTGAGCCGGGCGTCGACACCGATGAGCTGCTGCGCCTGGTCGGCTCGATCGAGCAGTACTCGTCGCACGTGCTCGCCCTGTCGATCACGCAGTCGGCGGTCGACCGAGGCCTGACCCTCAGCCCGTCGACCGACGCGAGCGAAGCGGCCACATTCGGAGTCGCCGCGACCGTCGAGGGTCGCCGCGTCGTCGTCGGCAAGCCTGCTTTCGTCGCTGAGCACGCGCCCGACCTCACGATTCGGCCGATCGAGAGCGGCGAGGCCGTGGTCTACGCGGCGGTGGATGGCCGATTCGCGGGCGTGCTCGTGCTGCGAGACGAGGTGCGCGACGATGCGGCCGACACTCTCGCGGCGCTGCGCGAGCTCGGAGTCGAGCGCGTGCTGCTGGTCACCGGTGATGTCGAGGCGACCGCGGCGCCGATCGCGGCCCGACTCGGCATCAGCGAGGTGCACGCAGAGTGCCTGCCAGGCGACAAGGTGCGCATCGTGCAGCATGCGCGGCCTCGCCCGGTCATCATGGTCGGCGACGGCGTCAACGACGCGCCGGTGCTCGCCGTCGCCGATGTCGGCATCGCCATGGGGGCAAAGGGCTCGACGGCGGCGAGCGAGTCGGCAGACGTCGTGATTCTGCTCGACGACATCTCGCGCGTCGCGCGCTCGGTCGCGATCGGGCAGCGCACGGTGCGCATCGCCCTGCAGAGCATCTGGCTCGGCATCGCGATCTCTGTCGGGCTCATGCTCATCGCGGCCGTGGGCCTGCTGCCCGCCATCGTCGGGGCGGCCCTGCAAGAAGTTGTCGACCTCATCGCCATCGTGGGTGCGCTGCGAGCGGTGCGCGCGGGCGACGCGCCCGTGCCGGGGCTCGACACTCGAGCTCGTGCCGAGAACGCCGTCGGCCCCGAACCTGCGAGTTCGGGGCCGACAGATGGTGCTGGGGTGGCGGTCTAG
- a CDS encoding Hsp20/alpha crystallin family protein has translation MSMIFDPFRELDRVAANLLDRRENPRVMPMDLYRDGDHYVLTADLPGIDPGSVDVDVDGQLLTIRAERTARSHEGVQWLARERAAGAFLRQLTLGKDIDTEQISAHYENGVLSVMIPVLEKAKPRKIEVATSGDRQEVSA, from the coding sequence ATGAGCATGATCTTCGACCCGTTCCGCGAGCTCGACCGCGTCGCCGCGAACCTGCTCGACCGCCGCGAGAACCCGCGCGTGATGCCGATGGATCTCTACCGCGACGGCGACCACTACGTGCTGACCGCCGACCTGCCCGGCATCGACCCCGGTTCGGTCGACGTCGATGTCGACGGCCAGCTGCTGACGATCCGTGCCGAGCGCACCGCGCGCTCGCACGAGGGCGTGCAGTGGCTCGCACGCGAGCGCGCAGCGGGCGCCTTCTTGCGCCAGCTGACCCTCGGCAAAGACATCGACACCGAGCAGATCTCGGCGCACTACGAGAACGGAGTGCTCAGCGTCATGATCCCCGTGCTCGAGAAGGCGAAGCCGCGCAAGATCGAGGTGGCCACGAGCGGAGACCGCCAGGAGGTCTCGGCCTAG